A window from Sphingobacterium hotanense encodes these proteins:
- a CDS encoding RNA polymerase sigma factor — MTVSDRDLFHLIQTDNQRALKELMDRYWRPMFLMAESVLNDSATSEEIVQEVFINIWNKRTSIHITHSIKVYLFACTRYQIYRQIQQKRAPHVDIDQFSQLVPDPYDPQQALEYRDLLDRLETLINELPPRCREVYKLKREDNLSQKEIAEALQISRKSVENQLTIALKKLRAGLSRYIWLSTFLLSTVGGLI, encoded by the coding sequence ATGACAGTCTCAGATCGAGATTTATTCCATTTAATACAGACTGATAATCAACGAGCACTAAAGGAGCTCATGGATCGGTATTGGCGTCCTATGTTCTTAATGGCAGAATCTGTACTGAACGATAGTGCTACTTCCGAGGAGATTGTGCAGGAAGTGTTTATCAATATTTGGAATAAACGAACATCGATACATATTACCCATTCCATTAAAGTTTATCTTTTCGCCTGCACACGCTACCAGATCTATAGGCAAATCCAACAAAAAAGAGCACCTCATGTGGATATCGATCAATTTAGTCAACTCGTTCCAGACCCCTACGACCCTCAACAAGCGCTGGAATATCGAGATTTACTAGATCGGCTAGAAACACTGATTAACGAACTGCCTCCCCGCTGTAGAGAAGTTTATAAGCTAAAGCGCGAAGACAACCTTTCCCAAAAAGAGATCGCCGAAGCGCTTCAGATTTCTAGAAAGTCGGTAGAAAACCAATTGACTATCGCCCTGAAGAAATTGCGAGCCGGATTGAGTAGGTATATATGGTTATCAACCTTTTTATTGTCAACTGTTGGGGGATTGATCTAA
- a CDS encoding LamB/YcsF family protein: MKAKKLIDLNCDMGESFGSWTMGNDAAIMPYVSSVNIACGFHAGDPIIMMNTIDLAIPHGVNIGAHPGYPDLAGFGRRHLFMSPKEVYAAVLYQIGALSAIARARGAELHHVKPHGALYNLAAKDRVYAEAIADAIYAFDSSLILYGLSGSELTRAGKEKGLSVFHEVFADRTYQADASLTPRTEPNAILKTPEEAVDQIIRILQTGEVITRSGDAIPIEADSICIHGDHEGAAEFAKQIYQQLTDFDISIR, translated from the coding sequence ATGAAAGCTAAGAAATTGATAGACTTGAATTGTGATATGGGCGAGAGCTTCGGCTCTTGGACTATGGGAAACGACGCGGCAATTATGCCATATGTTTCTTCTGTGAATATTGCCTGTGGATTTCATGCAGGAGATCCAATCATTATGATGAACACGATAGATTTAGCTATTCCGCATGGCGTAAATATCGGTGCACATCCTGGATATCCAGATCTAGCGGGTTTCGGACGTCGGCATCTATTTATGAGTCCGAAAGAAGTCTATGCTGCGGTTTTGTATCAGATCGGCGCGCTATCGGCAATAGCTCGGGCGAGAGGTGCTGAACTACACCATGTAAAGCCGCATGGAGCGCTTTATAATCTCGCCGCTAAAGATAGGGTATATGCAGAAGCTATAGCAGATGCTATTTATGCGTTTGACTCTTCCCTTATCTTATACGGGCTCTCCGGTAGTGAATTGACGCGGGCAGGAAAGGAAAAGGGTTTATCGGTATTCCATGAGGTTTTCGCCGATCGAACTTACCAAGCTGACGCTAGCTTAACTCCACGTACGGAACCTAACGCGATTTTAAAAACCCCAGAAGAGGCTGTCGATCAGATAATTCGCATCTTGCAGACGGGAGAAGTAATAACACGCAGTGGCGATGCTATTCCCATCGAGGCCGACAGCATTTGTATCCACGGAGATCATGAAGGTGCTGCTGAATTTGCAAAGCAAATTTATCAACAATTAACGGATTTTGACATCAGCATTCGATGA
- a CDS encoding DEAD/DEAH box helicase family protein yields MSVFSANIKFRYPWRSYQQRVLDELSSHMDDSHLHVIAPPGSGKTVLGLEVILRLGQPTLILAPTLAIRNQWIQRFTELFVQQQELPDYISKDIRHPKRITVVTYQGLHAACNDRKEGNFTLDYVDETDIVEKTRSNFLNLPKIISGLQGQGVQTFILDETHHLKNEWWQTLDRLKKAINPKMVGLTATPPYDVSGTEWSRYLDLNGPIDAEITVPELIQQGDLCPHQDYVYCCQPSAEELQLIRSYRTKAVEIFEEIKNDESLIRAISTHPSIVDPLGNEFKIHENLAFYSACLIFLRSRSIEISPLHFELLGIPHRDDSLQLPDLDFSWMEELLRNYLFEDKGHFKDEFEEERTLMLNRLRRLGIVERRSIKFEQGAKILQHLHASVSKLTAIEQISNFEFGIMGGSLRQVILTDFVRKEYLANTPENTIPLRKIGVLPIFEQLRRNNGNQKKIGVLSGTIVIVPQTAVDSLEKAYSPFGHSEALNIKPLVFDTSYYIIQVTDQSRDWMVAIVTRLFEAGEIEILIGTKALLGEGWDAPAINSLILASVVGSFVSSNQMRGRAIRTNLNVPDKTSNIWHIACVDSTVVDGGQEIALLRRRFRNFVGLVEDERGGIENGLSRISFPTEVNEENITQFNGRSFVLAGQRSRLPNKWQAAIAEGTQLLEEIKLPFVEPDAYQGMKAAEMKRTIGNMTASLGSAVVFYLEWSTQISMKLMKWLGAPGGTLMLGMFGVGTVFFSARAIKTFRYYAKYRDVTKDIYEIGNALIKTLCKSRIFTTSLKDLRVLTYADRQGAVFCHLDGGTTYEKSLFVQMIQEVVESINSPRYIIVRKSLALKVLRQYDYHAVPEMLGKRSALANDFANFWREEVGSCQLIFTKNMEGRKLLIRSKVAALANHFSEDTTVQHVNIWR; encoded by the coding sequence ATGAGCGTGTTTTCCGCCAATATAAAATTCAGATATCCATGGCGTAGCTATCAACAACGCGTGCTCGATGAGTTGTCATCTCATATGGACGATTCCCATTTGCACGTAATCGCTCCTCCAGGTTCCGGCAAGACCGTTCTTGGGTTGGAGGTAATTCTTCGATTAGGCCAACCAACGTTAATATTAGCACCCACGCTCGCCATCCGAAACCAATGGATACAGCGCTTTACGGAATTATTCGTGCAACAGCAAGAGCTGCCTGACTACATATCTAAAGATATCCGCCATCCGAAACGTATTACTGTCGTGACCTATCAGGGCCTGCATGCTGCCTGCAACGATCGCAAAGAAGGAAACTTCACATTGGATTATGTCGATGAAACGGATATAGTTGAAAAGACACGCTCTAACTTTCTGAACCTACCCAAGATTATATCAGGTCTACAAGGGCAGGGTGTACAGACCTTTATTCTGGATGAAACCCACCATCTAAAAAATGAATGGTGGCAAACGCTAGATCGGTTAAAGAAAGCTATAAATCCTAAAATGGTAGGATTAACTGCAACCCCACCATATGATGTATCCGGTACGGAGTGGAGCAGATATTTGGATCTAAACGGTCCTATAGACGCCGAGATTACTGTACCTGAACTTATTCAACAGGGGGACTTATGTCCGCACCAAGATTACGTGTATTGTTGCCAACCGTCGGCCGAGGAACTTCAGCTTATTCGCAGCTACAGAACTAAAGCTGTTGAGATTTTTGAGGAAATTAAGAATGATGAAAGTCTTATCCGAGCAATTTCTACGCATCCATCTATCGTCGATCCGCTAGGAAATGAGTTTAAAATACATGAGAACTTAGCATTTTACTCGGCCTGTTTAATTTTTCTGAGATCAAGATCGATTGAAATCAGCCCATTGCATTTTGAATTATTAGGGATCCCTCATCGCGATGACAGCCTACAACTTCCTGATTTGGACTTTTCCTGGATGGAGGAATTGCTTCGCAACTATCTTTTCGAGGATAAAGGTCATTTTAAAGACGAGTTTGAAGAAGAACGAACGTTAATGTTGAATCGCTTGAGACGCTTAGGGATAGTTGAGCGGCGAAGTATTAAGTTTGAACAAGGCGCTAAGATACTCCAGCATCTACATGCGAGTGTCAGTAAATTAACAGCGATTGAACAGATTAGTAATTTCGAATTCGGAATTATGGGAGGAAGCCTGCGACAGGTCATCCTCACAGATTTCGTGCGAAAGGAATATTTAGCCAATACGCCTGAAAATACGATTCCATTGCGTAAGATTGGTGTACTGCCAATCTTTGAACAATTAAGAAGGAATAATGGAAACCAAAAGAAAATCGGCGTCTTGTCCGGAACTATTGTTATTGTTCCGCAAACAGCGGTTGATTCCTTAGAGAAGGCATACAGCCCGTTTGGACATAGCGAAGCGTTAAACATAAAGCCGCTAGTCTTCGATACATCTTACTACATTATACAGGTTACCGATCAAAGTCGTGATTGGATGGTCGCCATCGTTACGCGTCTTTTTGAGGCTGGTGAGATTGAGATTTTGATAGGTACGAAGGCATTGCTCGGGGAGGGATGGGATGCGCCAGCAATCAATAGCCTTATTTTGGCTTCTGTTGTGGGATCATTTGTCTCATCCAATCAAATGCGCGGCAGGGCTATCCGCACGAACCTAAATGTTCCGGATAAGACGAGTAACATATGGCATATCGCCTGTGTCGATTCGACTGTTGTTGATGGCGGGCAAGAGATTGCCTTATTGCGACGTCGCTTCCGCAACTTCGTCGGGTTGGTTGAAGATGAGCGTGGTGGCATCGAGAATGGTCTTTCCCGTATCAGTTTTCCGACCGAGGTAAACGAGGAGAACATTACGCAGTTTAATGGGCGCAGTTTTGTATTAGCTGGGCAACGTAGCAGACTTCCAAATAAATGGCAGGCCGCTATAGCCGAAGGAACTCAGTTGCTGGAGGAAATAAAACTGCCGTTTGTTGAGCCTGACGCTTACCAAGGAATGAAGGCTGCAGAAATGAAAAGGACGATCGGAAATATGACTGCTTCACTTGGCTCCGCCGTCGTGTTCTATTTGGAATGGAGCACGCAGATCTCGATGAAACTGATGAAATGGCTAGGGGCACCGGGAGGAACGCTGATGTTGGGTATGTTTGGTGTAGGAACGGTATTTTTTTCTGCGAGGGCTATTAAAACTTTCCGATACTATGCCAAATACAGAGATGTAACCAAGGATATTTACGAGATCGGTAATGCACTGATCAAAACCTTATGCAAAAGCAGAATCTTCACAACGAGTTTGAAGGATCTCCGTGTGTTAACTTATGCAGATCGTCAAGGTGCTGTCTTCTGTCATTTGGATGGAGGAACGACTTACGAAAAGTCCTTGTTTGTTCAGATGATTCAAGAGGTCGTTGAATCTATTAATTCGCCACGCTATATTATCGTCCGGAAGAGTCTTGCCCTCAAGGTGCTGAGGCAATATGACTACCATGCCGTTCCAGAAATGCTGGGTAAGCGCTCAGCATTGGCCAATGACTTTGCCAACTTTTGGAGAGAAGAGGTCGGTTCCTGTCAATTAATCTTCACAAAGAATATGGAAGGTAGAAAGCTGCTGATCCGGTCTAAGGTAGCTGCATTAGCAAATCATTTCAGTGAGGATACGACCGTGCAGCACGTCAATATTTGGCGTTAA
- a CDS encoding 5-oxoprolinase subunit C family protein, with protein sequence MGISVIKPGLLSTVQDLGRWGFQRYGVPVSGAMDRLALRLGNIILGNDEADAAIECTWTGPSLRFDREQLIAITGTNLFPKLNGEEIAMWKPIYVPKDGVLSFGKAEDNGCRAYICFYGGLDVPLVLGSRATYMNGKMGGVNGQALVKGNQISFLKSLQSGQSVFNWSMDCSLYPNLASRRIRIMAGPHTDRLEGESLSDLFSQTFEISNASDRMGYRLKSKALALRDKEELLSSGVAYGTIQLPADGQPIILMADHGTTGGYPIIGHVASVDLPLLAQLKPGEQIRFEEISMQQAQHLLLEQEQEINKLRQGVKLKYES encoded by the coding sequence ATGGGAATTAGCGTCATAAAGCCTGGCTTATTGAGCACGGTTCAGGATTTGGGTCGTTGGGGTTTCCAACGCTATGGCGTTCCGGTGAGCGGTGCGATGGATCGATTGGCATTGCGATTGGGAAATATAATTTTAGGGAATGATGAAGCGGACGCGGCAATTGAATGCACTTGGACGGGGCCTAGCCTGCGATTTGATCGGGAACAGCTCATCGCCATTACAGGCACTAATCTTTTTCCTAAGCTGAATGGTGAGGAAATAGCTATGTGGAAACCGATTTATGTTCCTAAAGATGGGGTTCTTTCATTTGGCAAAGCGGAAGACAATGGTTGTAGAGCTTATATTTGTTTCTATGGCGGGTTGGATGTTCCGCTTGTTTTAGGAAGTCGTGCGACTTACATGAATGGGAAGATGGGGGGGGTAAATGGACAGGCACTCGTCAAAGGAAATCAGATTTCCTTTTTGAAATCATTGCAATCGGGTCAGTCTGTTTTCAACTGGTCGATGGATTGTTCGTTGTATCCGAATCTCGCAAGCCGCAGGATCCGAATAATGGCAGGTCCTCATACAGATCGTTTGGAAGGGGAGAGTTTATCGGATCTGTTTAGTCAGACCTTTGAGATAAGCAACGCATCTGATAGAATGGGCTATCGATTAAAATCTAAAGCGCTAGCCTTAAGAGATAAGGAAGAGCTTTTGTCTTCCGGAGTTGCTTATGGAACAATTCAACTTCCTGCCGACGGGCAGCCGATTATCTTAATGGCCGATCATGGGACGACAGGGGGATATCCGATCATTGGACACGTCGCTAGTGTCGATTTACCCTTGCTGGCTCAACTGAAGCCGGGCGAGCAAATTCGATTTGAAGAAATTAGCATGCAACAGGCTCAGCACCTTTTGTTGGAGCAAGAGCAGGAAATAAATAAACTAAGACAAGGCGTAAAACTAAAATATGAAAGCTAA
- the pxpB gene encoding 5-oxoprolinase subunit PxpB, with product MNYYHLGDTALVVDFGGTITLEINSRIRQLTAGLAERKIPGMLEAVPGYTTLTLHYNPLTISYDRLVDLTNEILKENFTLEIEYLEPKVIPVWYNGPDLAVVSKHTGLRIEEIIERHTDVEYLVYMIGFAPGFPYLGGMDKILSTPRRETPRIKIPAGSVGIAGEQTGVYPMETPGGWQLIGQTPIVLFDIEREQPSFLSAGDRVKFHAITQEKFENYNMEKDGN from the coding sequence ATGAATTATTATCACCTAGGTGATACCGCGCTGGTCGTTGATTTCGGGGGAACCATTACTCTGGAAATCAATTCGCGAATTAGACAACTGACAGCAGGACTGGCAGAGCGCAAGATCCCCGGCATGTTAGAGGCGGTGCCTGGGTATACAACATTGACATTGCATTATAATCCGCTTACTATTTCTTATGATCGATTGGTTGACTTAACAAATGAGATTTTAAAAGAAAACTTTACTTTAGAAATAGAATACTTGGAGCCGAAGGTTATTCCGGTTTGGTATAATGGTCCTGACCTAGCTGTTGTTAGCAAGCATACGGGCCTTAGAATTGAAGAAATCATTGAGCGTCATACCGATGTCGAATATTTGGTTTATATGATTGGCTTCGCTCCAGGCTTTCCTTACTTGGGAGGGATGGATAAGATATTATCTACACCGCGTCGGGAGACACCACGAATAAAAATTCCGGCAGGTTCTGTGGGTATTGCTGGGGAGCAGACGGGCGTTTATCCGATGGAAACACCGGGAGGCTGGCAACTTATCGGGCAAACCCCAATCGTTTTATTTGATATAGAACGAGAGCAGCCATCCTTCTTGAGTGCTGGCGATCGCGTGAAGTTTCATGCGATTACGCAAGAGAAGTTTGAGAATTATAACATGGAAAAAGATGGGAATTAG
- a CDS encoding FecR family protein, protein MEHSILKSIINILSRKAKKEDLSDIDSELLETFQKDEWQLKYGAQEDVKNRIQQAVHAKTIEKISRPSLKTTLLKIAAVIIATFFVGYLLMKQDNEKAFILSENHPSTVETPGLTTSDGTYKDLQTMKIGESFSNNKFTLVKSKAGVLRIESNDNSNEIIQINIKTAANENYIIELDDKSRVILDVNSELSFPSRFIENSRIVAAEGRAYFEVQTNPSKPFIVKSSKIEAIVTGTSFVFCSKRDEKTASISLVEGSLEIKGNNNSKKLKPGQKGHFSQDGIQILSFDEYETLAFTRNEFIFNDQPINEIMSVLSDWYNMEYSLKNINPEAFHFTLKIDRNKSIKEVLEIIEMTGDLQASIIGNKIIIGSKK, encoded by the coding sequence ATGGAGCATTCAATTTTAAAATCCATTATTAATATTCTTTCACGAAAAGCCAAAAAAGAGGATTTATCAGATATTGATAGCGAACTCCTCGAGACTTTTCAGAAAGATGAATGGCAATTAAAATACGGTGCTCAAGAGGATGTCAAAAACAGAATTCAGCAAGCCGTCCATGCCAAAACAATAGAAAAGATCAGCCGTCCGAGTCTTAAAACTACCCTATTGAAGATTGCAGCGGTCATAATCGCAACCTTTTTTGTCGGCTACCTCTTAATGAAACAGGATAATGAAAAAGCGTTCATCTTAAGCGAAAACCACCCTTCCACAGTTGAAACTCCCGGTTTAACAACTTCTGATGGCACATACAAAGATCTCCAGACGATGAAGATTGGAGAGTCTTTCTCCAACAATAAATTTACCCTCGTAAAATCTAAAGCTGGCGTGCTCCGCATAGAATCTAACGACAACTCGAATGAAATCATTCAGATTAACATTAAAACAGCGGCGAACGAAAATTACATTATCGAACTAGACGATAAAAGCAGAGTAATACTTGATGTAAATAGTGAACTATCCTTTCCGAGCCGATTCATAGAAAACAGTCGAATTGTTGCGGCAGAAGGACGAGCATACTTTGAAGTTCAGACAAATCCGTCAAAACCTTTCATTGTAAAATCGAGCAAAATAGAAGCCATTGTAACAGGCACTTCGTTCGTTTTCTGCAGCAAAAGGGATGAAAAGACAGCGTCTATATCTCTTGTGGAAGGGAGCTTAGAAATCAAAGGCAATAACAACTCCAAGAAGCTTAAACCAGGACAAAAGGGACATTTCAGCCAAGATGGAATCCAAATATTATCGTTTGATGAATACGAAACATTGGCCTTCACACGAAACGAATTTATCTTTAATGATCAACCCATCAACGAGATCATGAGCGTTCTTTCTGATTGGTACAACATGGAATATAGCTTAAAGAACATCAATCCAGAGGCCTTTCACTTCACACTCAAGATCGACCGAAACAAAAGTATTAAAGAAGTATTAGAGATAATCGAGATGACGGGCGATCTGCAGGCCTCGATTATAGGGAACAAAATAATAATCGGTTCCAAGAAATAA
- a CDS encoding NRAMP family divalent metal transporter, which translates to MKNINKSALLGAALLMATSAVGPGFLTQTTVFTQSLGASFGFVILISILIDIGVQMNIWRVISMSEMRAQDIANKLLPGLGAFLALLIVLGGLAFNIGNVAGAGLGLEALVGLDVTTGAIISAVLAIGVFANRQAGKAMDLFAQIMGFIMIIVIIGIAVISAPPVKEAALRTVVPTTIDFMAIITLVGGTVGGYITFAGGHRLIDAGIKGKENLRSVNRSAVMGISVASLIRIFLFLASLGVISQGLVIDQSNPTASVFQLAAGNFGYKLFGLVMFAAAVTSIIGSAYTSVSFLKSFHTKIAQYENWIIIAFILFSTLVFMLVGKPVDLLIIAGAVNGIILPLSLAVMLIAAYRPDIVGDYKQPTVLTIIGVLIIAILTYMSSKVIIGLFVS; encoded by the coding sequence ATGAAAAATATAAATAAATCAGCCTTACTCGGTGCAGCATTATTGATGGCTACATCTGCCGTTGGACCAGGATTCCTGACGCAAACGACCGTCTTCACACAATCATTAGGTGCAAGCTTTGGCTTTGTCATTCTGATTTCTATCCTGATTGACATCGGAGTGCAAATGAATATTTGGCGGGTTATCAGCATGTCGGAGATGAGGGCACAGGATATTGCCAACAAACTCCTTCCGGGGCTTGGGGCATTCCTGGCTCTGCTCATTGTGTTAGGAGGCCTTGCATTTAATATCGGCAATGTTGCGGGTGCAGGTTTAGGACTGGAGGCCTTAGTAGGGCTGGATGTTACGACCGGAGCTATTATTTCTGCAGTTTTAGCAATCGGGGTTTTTGCTAACCGGCAGGCGGGCAAAGCGATGGATCTATTTGCGCAGATCATGGGCTTTATCATGATAATTGTCATCATTGGTATTGCTGTTATATCCGCTCCTCCAGTAAAAGAGGCAGCACTAAGAACTGTGGTTCCAACGACAATAGATTTCATGGCAATCATTACCCTTGTTGGCGGAACGGTTGGCGGATATATTACCTTCGCTGGAGGGCATCGTTTGATTGATGCCGGCATCAAGGGGAAAGAAAACCTTCGCAGTGTGAATAGGAGTGCGGTGATGGGAATTTCTGTAGCTTCCCTTATCCGTATATTTCTGTTTTTAGCCTCATTAGGTGTCATTAGTCAGGGTTTGGTAATTGACCAGAGCAATCCTACGGCTTCGGTATTTCAGCTGGCGGCTGGCAATTTCGGTTATAAGCTTTTTGGACTTGTTATGTTTGCTGCGGCAGTCACCTCCATAATTGGCTCAGCATATACTTCAGTCTCTTTCCTAAAGTCTTTCCATACAAAGATTGCACAATACGAAAACTGGATAATCATTGCTTTCATTCTGTTTTCGACCTTGGTATTTATGCTGGTTGGGAAGCCTGTTGATCTTTTAATTATCGCGGGCGCCGTAAATGGAATTATCCTGCCATTATCTCTAGCGGTTATGCTGATTGCTGCCTACAGGCCGGATATCGTTGGTGACTATAAACAGCCAACCGTATTGACTATTATCGGCGTATTGATTATTGCGATATTAACCTATATGAGTTCAAAGGTTATTATTGGTCTTTTCGTGAGTTAA
- a CDS encoding 3-keto-disaccharide hydrolase, producing the protein MTNSILISSSIFALLFVGLQKPPQIEQASPTTEHYRSEKKGPWIDLLANNSLDAWHQYNGSTIKGWKVESGMLSTTGKNGDIVTNQEFENFELEMEWKIEKSGNSGIFIYVVEHPDNKYMYQTGPEFQIIDNENYPQKLTEQQKTGSMSDVIAPNLSPLKPAGQWNKTRIVSKNGNVQHWLNKKLILTYQIGSPALKEQIAKSKFAALPYAKVAKGKIGIQDHGDPVYFKNIKIREIN; encoded by the coding sequence ATGACAAACTCCATCCTTATCAGTAGCAGCATCTTCGCATTGCTCTTCGTAGGACTACAAAAGCCTCCTCAGATTGAACAAGCATCCCCAACCACCGAACATTACCGATCGGAGAAAAAAGGGCCTTGGATTGATCTTTTGGCTAATAACTCGCTAGACGCCTGGCACCAATACAACGGATCAACCATCAAAGGTTGGAAAGTGGAGAGCGGCATGCTTTCTACAACCGGAAAAAACGGCGATATCGTAACAAACCAAGAATTTGAAAACTTCGAATTAGAAATGGAGTGGAAAATTGAAAAATCTGGCAATAGCGGCATATTCATCTATGTGGTTGAGCACCCGGATAATAAATATATGTACCAGACCGGTCCCGAGTTTCAAATCATCGATAACGAAAACTATCCGCAAAAACTGACCGAGCAACAGAAGACAGGTTCGATGTCGGATGTCATCGCCCCGAATCTTTCGCCTTTAAAACCCGCAGGACAGTGGAACAAAACACGTATCGTATCGAAAAACGGAAATGTTCAGCATTGGCTAAATAAGAAACTGATCCTTACCTACCAGATTGGATCTCCAGCGCTGAAAGAACAGATTGCCAAGAGCAAGTTCGCCGCACTGCCTTATGCCAAGGTAGCAAAAGGTAAGATAGGGATTCAAGATCACGGCGATCCTGTATATTTTAAGAACATCAAAATACGCGAAATAAACTAA